A portion of the Syntrophus gentianae genome contains these proteins:
- a CDS encoding phage baseplate assembly protein V, which produces MEDLLLELARQYRNRYYGKYRGFVTDNDDPEKRGRLRLVVPSVLGETPTGWALPSLPFGGLADQGLFVVPEVDAQVWVEFEAGNVDLPIWTGTFWQASGDPPAEADKSPPTTRVLKTPSGHVLQFDDESGKEKFRLAHPAGTEMTVDEKGTVIVADAKGNTLTLDADAGQVIVEDSNGNTITLSSSGATIEDANGNKVEMAASGITVKGQQVVVEGQMVMLAGQGGEPIIKGQSFLTLFATHVHPSAMGPTGPPIPQGEMSTLSMKVMTS; this is translated from the coding sequence ATGGAAGATCTGCTTCTGGAACTGGCGCGGCAGTACCGAAACCGCTACTACGGCAAGTACCGGGGATTCGTGACCGACAACGACGATCCGGAGAAACGGGGACGGCTTCGCCTTGTGGTGCCGTCGGTCCTCGGCGAGACCCCGACCGGATGGGCGCTTCCGAGCCTGCCCTTCGGCGGCCTGGCCGACCAGGGGCTCTTCGTGGTCCCGGAAGTGGATGCCCAGGTCTGGGTGGAATTCGAGGCGGGAAACGTGGACCTTCCCATCTGGACCGGCACCTTCTGGCAGGCGAGCGGCGACCCGCCGGCGGAGGCGGACAAGTCACCCCCGACGACCCGGGTCCTGAAGACCCCGTCGGGACATGTCCTCCAATTCGACGATGAATCCGGGAAGGAAAAATTCCGTCTCGCCCATCCGGCCGGCACCGAGATGACCGTGGATGAAAAGGGAACGGTCATCGTGGCCGACGCCAAGGGGAACACCCTGACCCTTGACGCCGACGCCGGCCAGGTGATCGTGGAGGATTCCAACGGCAACACCATTACCCTGTCCTCCAGCGGCGCCACCATCGAGGACGCCAACGGCAACAAAGTGGAGATGGCCGCCTCGGGGATCACCGTCAAGGGGCAGCAGGTGGTGGTGGAGGGGCAGATGGTCATGCTGGCGGGGCAGGGGGGAGAGCCGATCATCAAGGGACAGAGCTTTCTCACTCTTTTCGCCACACACGTCCACCCGAGCGCCATGGGCCCCACCGGCCCCCCGATCCCCCAGGGGGAAATGAGCACATTATCCATGAAAGTGATGACGAGTTAG
- a CDS encoding GPW/gp25 family protein — protein sequence MNRLTDPPYMSFPLRIGEQGAAAADRRSHVRQQIEQVLFTNPNERVFRPDFGAGLKQLVFEPNSSVLWEITRKRISSSLAEALRGEVDPKSLEVEVRGEGEKLLITVSYALAAIGRGERHEFLV from the coding sequence ATGAACCGACTGACGGATCCCCCCTATATGTCTTTTCCGCTCCGCATCGGAGAACAAGGGGCCGCCGCGGCCGACCGCCGGTCCCACGTGCGGCAGCAGATCGAGCAGGTCCTCTTTACCAACCCCAACGAGCGGGTCTTCCGTCCCGACTTCGGGGCGGGGCTCAAGCAGCTGGTCTTCGAGCCCAATTCCTCGGTCCTCTGGGAGATTACCCGCAAGCGGATCTCCTCGTCCCTGGCCGAGGCCCTCCGCGGGGAGGTGGACCCCAAGAGCCTGGAGGTGGAGGTGAGGGGGGAAGGGGAAAAACTTCTGATCACCGTTTCCTACGCCCTGGCCGCCATCGGCCGCGGGGAGCGGCACGAATTCCTGGTGTAA
- a CDS encoding baseplate J/gp47 family protein — protein MSTGTDLTRWNRAGLSRFRYVDGNAVTFLELLRAELAGRFPDWKEVITPHSTETEGERQERMLEQYHSPRRDWAWEIARVLARASHVLTEHLDAYANEGFLGTANQWDSVRRLVEMIDYHPAPPASASTRLVIDAKEAGTLPAGFAAKHTPADGSAPVVFETLEELKVDPLLNGLRPAEYNRNQERLGGELLLLEGEVEDLKTGEPLVLEDTESKILRAYLIVGTRLVEGNTEVRVFPRLSHRLRKGYTLIHAKPAERLAAIGPAAKGAELERVLRLTEEPEGLLPGMVIYLGDGAEDLYRRVFSVRGKRLVLDTDVGPLRLDTARVGYPVTLSVAAQEERPVDSPESVIYALRVAGDWSRLADRRVAQETVVVINKQKHKFLPVYSVTAARYHPVNPEDLRGGYTILTVSWKKSDHPYPLNNPQTLLAPPAGAGPWRADTYLEKKDGHLPASVITGKPKKTTADDLAVVVMGKQNAWARLASVSVDLEREEATLTAEGTWKDRGGGDFFLAETKVYAHFKEEELHIVSWQENSQPLTANRIPLSTAPTALEKGRVLMVERIDSPSSAFFSTVAKVEGKTLFLTQELPAGFSRGNTLVSGNVVLAGHGESKGGKVLGSGDATRANQSFVFAESGVSFVADSTQPAGVRAAIDLSVAGRVWEQVGSFATSGPTDSHYTVRMTEAGQLLIAFGDGERGRRLPSGTNNVRLTFRSGTGLGGNLPAGSSFKPAKPHRLVEKVRQPLPATGGNDREGVESLRENAPATLLTLERAVSLDDFAWLAMAQSSVWQARAFSRPTGLGRNDKVEVVVVPAGGGELGTLAATLTDFLVAHAVPEVEVTVLPYESSTFNLELLLTVDAVAYNPETVIAAVKSAVQDAFSLRKRKLGQDLFLSEVYQVAEGVTGVEHSVAILNDDRTIRRVASGDREVLTLDRLVVTVESGAADVPSP, from the coding sequence ATGAGCACAGGAACCGACCTTACCCGCTGGAACCGCGCCGGCTTGAGCCGCTTCAGGTACGTGGACGGAAATGCCGTCACCTTCCTGGAACTGCTCCGGGCCGAGCTTGCCGGCCGCTTCCCCGACTGGAAAGAGGTGATAACCCCTCATTCCACGGAAACGGAAGGCGAGCGCCAGGAGCGGATGCTGGAACAGTATCATTCCCCGCGCCGGGACTGGGCCTGGGAGATCGCCCGTGTCCTGGCCCGCGCCTCTCATGTTCTGACCGAACACCTGGACGCGTACGCCAACGAGGGGTTTCTGGGAACCGCCAACCAGTGGGATTCGGTGCGGCGACTGGTGGAGATGATCGACTACCACCCGGCCCCGCCGGCCTCGGCCTCCACCCGGCTCGTCATCGACGCCAAGGAGGCGGGAACCCTGCCTGCGGGCTTCGCCGCGAAGCATACCCCTGCCGACGGCAGCGCCCCGGTGGTCTTCGAGACTCTCGAGGAACTGAAGGTGGACCCGCTGCTCAACGGACTCCGTCCTGCTGAATACAACCGGAACCAGGAGCGGCTGGGTGGCGAACTCCTCCTGCTGGAAGGGGAGGTGGAGGACCTCAAGACGGGTGAACCCCTGGTCCTCGAGGACACGGAGAGTAAAATTCTTCGTGCCTACCTTATCGTGGGGACGCGGCTTGTCGAAGGAAATACCGAGGTACGTGTTTTTCCCCGGCTCTCCCACCGGCTCCGGAAGGGGTATACCCTCATCCACGCCAAACCCGCCGAAAGGCTCGCCGCCATTGGCCCCGCCGCCAAGGGGGCCGAGCTGGAGCGGGTCCTGCGCCTCACCGAAGAACCGGAGGGGCTCCTCCCCGGTATGGTCATCTATCTCGGCGACGGGGCTGAAGACCTCTACCGCCGGGTTTTCTCCGTGCGGGGGAAACGGCTCGTCCTTGACACCGATGTAGGTCCCCTGCGGCTCGACACTGCAAGAGTCGGCTATCCGGTCACCCTATCGGTGGCCGCCCAGGAAGAGCGTCCCGTGGACAGTCCCGAATCCGTCATCTACGCCCTCCGGGTGGCGGGGGACTGGTCGCGGCTCGCCGACCGGCGGGTCGCCCAGGAGACCGTCGTCGTCATCAACAAACAGAAGCATAAGTTTCTCCCCGTCTATTCGGTAACGGCAGCCCGCTATCACCCTGTCAACCCCGAAGACCTTCGTGGGGGATACACCATCCTGACCGTCTCGTGGAAAAAGAGCGACCACCCTTACCCCCTGAACAACCCCCAGACCCTCCTGGCGCCTCCGGCGGGGGCCGGGCCATGGAGAGCCGACACTTACCTGGAGAAGAAGGATGGGCATCTCCCAGCCTCCGTCATTACGGGGAAACCGAAGAAAACCACGGCCGACGACCTGGCTGTGGTGGTCATGGGGAAGCAGAACGCCTGGGCGCGGCTCGCCTCGGTGAGCGTCGACTTGGAACGGGAGGAGGCGACGCTCACGGCGGAAGGAACATGGAAAGACCGGGGGGGCGGAGATTTCTTCCTCGCGGAGACCAAGGTTTACGCCCACTTCAAGGAGGAGGAACTCCATATCGTTTCCTGGCAGGAGAACAGTCAGCCCCTGACGGCAAATCGAATTCCCCTTTCAACGGCTCCGACGGCCCTGGAGAAGGGGCGTGTCCTTATGGTGGAGCGCATCGACAGCCCATCGTCCGCTTTCTTTTCGACGGTGGCGAAGGTGGAGGGAAAAACCCTGTTTCTGACCCAGGAGCTGCCTGCCGGATTTTCCCGGGGAAACACCCTTGTTTCGGGAAACGTGGTTCTGGCCGGTCACGGTGAGAGCAAAGGGGGGAAGGTTCTGGGCAGCGGTGACGCCACTCGGGCAAACCAGTCCTTTGTCTTTGCCGAGTCAGGGGTATCCTTCGTGGCCGATTCGACCCAACCCGCCGGGGTGCGGGCCGCCATCGACCTTTCCGTGGCCGGCCGGGTATGGGAACAGGTGGGGAGTTTCGCCACCTCAGGGCCGACGGATTCCCACTACACGGTGCGTATGACCGAAGCGGGGCAGCTCCTGATCGCTTTCGGCGATGGGGAGCGGGGCCGCCGCCTTCCATCCGGCACGAACAACGTACGCCTCACCTTCCGCTCCGGGACGGGACTGGGGGGGAACCTTCCGGCCGGAAGTTCCTTCAAACCGGCCAAACCCCACCGCTTGGTGGAGAAGGTGCGCCAGCCCCTGCCCGCCACCGGCGGCAATGACCGGGAAGGCGTGGAGTCCCTCCGGGAAAACGCCCCGGCAACGCTCCTTACCCTGGAACGGGCCGTCTCTCTCGACGATTTTGCCTGGCTGGCCATGGCCCAGAGCAGCGTCTGGCAGGCCCGGGCCTTCTCCCGTCCCACTGGGCTCGGACGAAACGACAAGGTGGAGGTGGTCGTGGTCCCCGCCGGGGGAGGGGAGCTGGGAACCCTTGCCGCAACCCTTACAGACTTCCTCGTGGCCCACGCCGTGCCGGAGGTGGAGGTGACGGTCCTTCCCTACGAATCCAGCACCTTTAACCTGGAGCTGCTCCTGACTGTGGATGCCGTCGCCTACAATCCCGAGACGGTGATTGCCGCCGTGAAAAGTGCCGTCCAGGACGCCTTCTCCCTCCGGAAACGGAAACTGGGGCAGGATCTCTTCCTGAGCGAGGTTTACCAGGTGGCTGAAGGGGTGACGGGTGTAGAACACTCCGTTGCGATTCTCAATGACGACCGGACGATACGGCGGGTGGCTTCCGGAGACCGGGAGGTCCTCACACTGGACAGACTGGTGGTCACGGTTGAAAGCGGGGCGGCAGACGTCCCCTCTCCATGA
- a CDS encoding phage tail protein: MATDKLTTVTGKQLYRILPEVYRTRDSEETGGQEDLARFLDACGELLDRIRATLDQRLADSFPDNPPAGLTCQPWLIPYFAQLLDVRLVSPDEKGRRDEVANAVAWRQRKGTLTVIEQIAEAVGQMEAEVREGWRRTAVSPRIGMPRLPAGALGEEAAFDDFQQHPLWAARHPDLPTATVDFRYPTRAMELSVAAGEFPSNPAAKLTKFAGTSVWWRQVNPHGAPCFPGSFDDVSRRTVDLRTPDWQQGHIHPKRVILHAPPPLGFFSPGLFPVHKGGDMILDGEEEHRLEDLIIDGTLTVKAGTLRLRRCAIRALDVSIPAAALDDPVVKAEECLFEKMAVPGLVRLEYCTVLGNCEAGRLQASDCLFAGKLKLSPGLEKYPHCIRFSRIPPGVLTTLLTHRNTTERPVFYTFEFDEGGEVVRRTARFGESGCAVLHPATPETIRFGAEDGGEMGAHHGWRYSLLLSAVLDKLKEFLPVGMEAVIVPDLRLHRLPISPCDTD, encoded by the coding sequence ATGGCCACGGACAAACTGACAACGGTCACGGGGAAGCAGCTCTACCGCATCCTCCCCGAGGTCTACCGAACCCGCGACAGCGAAGAGACCGGGGGACAGGAGGATCTGGCGCGATTTCTCGATGCCTGCGGCGAACTCCTTGACCGGATTCGAGCCACCCTGGACCAGCGCCTGGCCGACTCGTTTCCCGACAACCCGCCGGCGGGTCTGACCTGTCAGCCCTGGCTTATCCCCTATTTTGCCCAACTTTTGGACGTGCGCCTCGTCTCGCCGGACGAAAAGGGACGGCGCGACGAGGTGGCAAACGCCGTGGCGTGGCGGCAGCGGAAGGGAACCCTCACGGTCATCGAACAGATCGCCGAGGCGGTGGGGCAGATGGAGGCGGAGGTACGGGAGGGGTGGCGGCGGACCGCCGTGTCTCCCCGCATCGGCATGCCGCGGCTTCCGGCCGGGGCGCTGGGGGAAGAAGCCGCCTTCGACGATTTTCAGCAGCATCCCCTCTGGGCAGCCCGGCATCCCGACCTCCCCACGGCTACGGTGGATTTCCGCTATCCTACCCGGGCCATGGAATTATCTGTGGCCGCCGGTGAGTTCCCCTCGAATCCCGCTGCGAAGCTGACCAAATTTGCCGGGACTTCCGTCTGGTGGCGCCAGGTGAACCCTCATGGCGCGCCCTGTTTCCCCGGGAGCTTCGACGATGTGTCCCGCCGAACCGTCGATCTCCGCACCCCTGACTGGCAGCAGGGGCACATCCATCCCAAACGGGTGATCCTTCACGCACCGCCCCCCCTGGGGTTTTTTTCGCCAGGACTCTTCCCCGTCCATAAAGGCGGGGATATGATCCTCGACGGGGAAGAGGAGCATCGACTGGAAGACCTCATCATCGACGGCACCCTTACGGTAAAGGCCGGGACGTTACGGCTCAGGCGGTGCGCGATCCGGGCCCTCGATGTCAGCATCCCCGCTGCGGCCTTGGACGATCCGGTGGTGAAAGCGGAGGAGTGCCTCTTTGAAAAGATGGCTGTGCCGGGACTGGTCCGCCTTGAATACTGCACCGTGCTGGGCAACTGCGAAGCCGGCAGGCTCCAGGCCAGCGATTGCCTTTTTGCCGGGAAATTGAAACTGAGTCCCGGACTGGAGAAATATCCCCACTGTATCCGTTTCTCCCGGATTCCGCCGGGGGTCTTGACAACGCTCCTTACCCACCGCAACACCACCGAAAGGCCGGTTTTCTACACCTTCGAGTTCGACGAGGGAGGAGAGGTCGTGCGGCGTACCGCCCGGTTCGGGGAGTCGGGGTGTGCCGTCCTCCACCCCGCCACACCGGAGACGATCCGCTTCGGTGCCGAGGACGGCGGCGAAATGGGGGCCCACCACGGCTGGCGCTACAGCCTCCTTCTGTCAGCGGTACTGGACAAACTGAAGGAGTTCCTTCCGGTGGGGATGGAGGCGGTCATCGTGCCGGACCTCAGGCTGCACCGGCTCCCGATATCGCCATGCGATACCGATTGA
- a CDS encoding DUF6519 domain-containing protein — protein MKTQISRDSFQPDKRYSGIHQQQGRMITDADWNELVSICREQLTRALVDVVGNGSPRSGAVSIKDDRTIQPGDLYVDGIRAEFPGKIPIAASGQPDLPGYPAFPATGSYLVYADVWDRAVISLEDGELRDPGLHGADTCTRTQTMLQVKTCPETVDPETEIPRKGNATLSLALHTNLESGDPCDPCAGLISAGKGRVGSYLFRLEVHAVEGEAANPTRLILKWSSENGAEQYETLTVENMPPGFVTSKYVYEFHDLTTEKHLGLFLGTDFTPTRGVIKTAYEIPVSPPKDFVRRWDGFCVLTCSGAVWSLETGVDRGIALTTEGSSTAPGHVTLGSSVQINLEALQLSLDLAGKTFLPGDFWLAPVREAILDPGDEVLTDADPQGIVHHYLRLALVKDGAVSPFKDDADKRRHRFPPLTDLSAHDVGYQTTCASGLFDATHDNVEKALNRLCQLAAEHVAYTATCAKGLYAGFSGTVKQALDMICEIQASHIGFTKPCNTSIYQGSTIATVEDALKLLCNVTAGQIGFAKPCNTSIYQGKAVDTVDDVLKLLCDIQAGQISYSPGGSCTFLNQPGIDTVQEALDALCARPAGGGCRITVGPEGGLFATLEEALEILLEKEERRDVCLCLLPGDHEFTGRLIEPKYEGVNLCLTGCGRGTRLHLLNKPAHFRGFATVCLSDMEVVTRDMPERALLFENCRDVCLKGMALYGLVTEGFLMGVHSARTVVMHDLELEASGPSSTEIPRKLLDLHPALAALYETADRTVFDKRIVEVTQALSALSVDERREIAAEVVKRLDEMSTSLAIRENRSYGDLISLLRQPAVSAVELAAVLGKIRVEAVREHPAVALVIDDAGADWTIENCDILGIVILYGTLPSGPLPAEMLKALYSLVKEGRVTFGGLGTTFRTTGCRLTRMDVSIAIQKRLADIIEKQGGTLPALFSSALLGNLTLLHEDNQMAFLNTSLSSSVFEVSSARAAVVMGSSTIYVGNRGEGEAAIMDITPEGRSERAANLGLTITG, from the coding sequence ATGAAAACGCAAATTTCACGCGACAGTTTCCAGCCGGACAAACGCTATTCCGGCATCCATCAGCAGCAGGGGCGGATGATCACCGACGCCGACTGGAACGAGTTGGTGTCCATCTGCCGGGAACAGCTCACCCGGGCCCTCGTCGACGTGGTGGGCAACGGCTCGCCCCGCAGCGGCGCTGTGTCCATCAAGGACGACCGGACAATCCAGCCCGGCGACCTTTATGTGGACGGCATCCGGGCGGAGTTTCCAGGGAAAATACCCATAGCGGCCAGCGGCCAGCCTGACCTCCCGGGCTACCCCGCATTCCCCGCCACGGGGTCCTACCTCGTCTATGCAGATGTCTGGGACCGGGCCGTCATCTCCCTGGAGGACGGCGAACTGAGGGACCCGGGGCTCCATGGGGCCGACACCTGCACCCGCACCCAGACCATGCTCCAGGTGAAGACCTGTCCTGAGACGGTTGACCCCGAAACGGAGATTCCCCGGAAGGGAAACGCCACCCTCTCGCTGGCCCTCCACACGAACCTGGAGTCGGGCGACCCGTGCGACCCCTGCGCCGGCCTCATCTCCGCCGGAAAGGGGCGGGTCGGCAGCTACCTCTTCCGGCTGGAGGTCCATGCCGTGGAAGGGGAAGCCGCGAACCCCACCCGCCTGATCCTCAAGTGGTCCAGCGAGAACGGGGCCGAGCAGTACGAGACCCTGACCGTTGAGAACATGCCGCCGGGATTCGTTACATCCAAGTATGTATACGAGTTCCACGATCTCACCACCGAGAAGCATCTGGGGCTCTTCCTGGGAACAGATTTCACGCCGACCCGCGGCGTCATCAAGACCGCCTACGAGATTCCCGTCTCCCCCCCAAAGGACTTTGTCCGCCGCTGGGACGGCTTCTGCGTATTGACTTGCTCAGGCGCCGTCTGGTCGCTCGAAACCGGTGTGGATCGGGGAATTGCACTCACCACCGAGGGTTCCTCTACTGCCCCCGGCCACGTCACCCTGGGTTCAAGTGTTCAGATCAACCTGGAAGCCCTGCAGCTTTCCCTCGATCTTGCCGGTAAAACCTTTCTCCCCGGTGATTTCTGGCTCGCCCCGGTCCGGGAGGCGATCCTCGATCCGGGCGATGAGGTACTGACCGATGCCGATCCCCAGGGGATCGTCCACCACTATCTCCGTCTGGCCCTGGTCAAAGACGGCGCGGTGTCCCCCTTCAAGGATGACGCCGACAAGCGGCGGCACCGCTTTCCCCCCCTCACGGATCTCTCTGCCCACGACGTGGGATACCAGACCACCTGCGCCAGCGGTCTCTTCGACGCCACCCACGACAACGTGGAGAAGGCCCTGAACCGTCTCTGCCAGCTGGCCGCCGAGCATGTTGCTTACACCGCCACCTGCGCAAAGGGCCTTTACGCAGGTTTCTCCGGTACCGTAAAGCAGGCCCTCGACATGATCTGCGAGATCCAGGCCTCTCATATTGGATTCACCAAACCCTGCAATACGAGCATCTACCAGGGGAGCACTATCGCCACAGTGGAGGACGCCCTGAAACTCCTCTGTAATGTCACGGCGGGGCAGATCGGATTTGCCAAACCTTGCAATACGAGCATCTACCAGGGGAAGGCTGTTGATACCGTGGATGATGTCCTGAAACTCCTCTGCGATATCCAGGCGGGGCAGATTTCGTACAGCCCGGGCGGTTCCTGTACCTTTCTCAACCAGCCTGGAATCGACACGGTTCAGGAGGCCCTCGACGCCCTCTGTGCCCGTCCTGCCGGCGGAGGCTGCCGGATTACCGTGGGCCCGGAAGGAGGGCTCTTTGCCACACTGGAGGAGGCCCTCGAGATCCTCCTTGAAAAAGAGGAACGGCGGGATGTCTGCCTCTGTCTACTGCCGGGGGACCATGAATTTACCGGCAGGCTGATTGAGCCGAAGTACGAGGGCGTCAACCTGTGCCTGACCGGGTGCGGCCGCGGCACGCGGCTCCATCTGCTGAATAAGCCAGCTCACTTCAGGGGATTTGCGACGGTTTGCCTCTCGGATATGGAGGTCGTTACCCGCGATATGCCGGAAAGGGCCCTTCTCTTCGAGAACTGCCGGGATGTCTGCCTGAAAGGGATGGCCCTATACGGGCTCGTGACCGAAGGGTTTCTGATGGGGGTTCATAGCGCCCGGACCGTGGTCATGCACGATCTGGAACTGGAGGCGTCGGGTCCTTCCAGCACGGAAATTCCCCGCAAACTCCTGGACCTGCACCCTGCGCTTGCCGCTCTCTACGAGACTGCCGACCGGACTGTCTTCGACAAAAGGATTGTCGAGGTGACCCAGGCCTTGTCCGCCCTTTCAGTGGATGAGCGCAGAGAAATCGCCGCGGAAGTTGTCAAGCGGCTGGACGAGATGTCCACAAGCCTTGCGATCCGGGAGAACCGGAGCTACGGGGATTTGATCAGTCTGCTGCGTCAGCCCGCTGTCAGCGCGGTCGAACTGGCCGCAGTACTTGGGAAGATCCGCGTGGAGGCTGTCCGGGAGCATCCGGCCGTTGCGCTGGTCATCGACGATGCCGGTGCCGACTGGACCATTGAGAACTGCGACATTCTCGGCATCGTCATCCTTTACGGAACCCTGCCATCGGGTCCCTTGCCGGCTGAAATGTTGAAGGCCCTCTATTCGCTGGTGAAAGAGGGGAGGGTGACTTTCGGGGGGCTCGGGACCACGTTCCGGACCACCGGCTGCCGCTTGACCCGGATGGACGTCAGCATAGCCATACAGAAACGGCTCGCCGACATCATCGAAAAGCAGGGGGGGACACTCCCCGCCCTTTTCTCCTCAGCCCTTCTGGGCAACCTGACGCTCCTGCACGAGGACAACCAGATGGCGTTCCTGAACACCAGCCTCTCTTCGTCGGTTTTCGAGGTGAGTTCCGCCCGCGCAGCCGTGGTGATGGGAAGCTCGACCATCTACGTCGGCAATCGCGGGGAAGGGGAAGCGGCCATCATGGACATTACGCCCGAGGGGCGCTCCGAACGGGCCGCCAACTTGGGGCTCACAATCACAGGGTAA
- a CDS encoding eCIS core domain-containing protein gives MSRNRQVIRQVLRESNIQPKLAVGSEDDVQEKEADRVAELIMRMPDPLVQPGSTGQLSKGPPCGENTEALETPEGVTPWISCKAEGAEVGSDIESGMNALKGGGQPLSSSARSFFEPRFGYDFGGVRVHRDARGDDLCRSIGARAFTLGRNICFAADHDSNETSSGKRLLAHELTHVVQEHGGSTPRSDNRGLPAISSSRTSGNRQPESDAPVTVQRACGYRAIGPKPSHCNLVTKSPTGTRYLFRRGCDDFDVGQRDRLYRIARSLPVGATVDILGMASSDGRSDFNESLACHRADAALGVFVAAGKASHVALVEATGAVPGTDNDANFRAVDIAIHLPGPPPPPEPQTPEPVPPPPSIPVPSCPCPAATPSCPSSYCAAISRPLAIAMRAAQANALISVITVLGGIQVGAIYSQFVWGGRAGLLTLSPALRAEFANICQTEVATHHIMSAIINAIWGRYPSSTVAHRITLSALAAAAVADIDTPGNPHEMVYCGAGNAPGLLAGGVGKTQLTTRVGAIPSHVNDARIATGYVDVSRTTLSGGGIRLEFTPTLQIEVIDTVDFCPGNCGDPAAQVATVPFSIWEASGISGDVPFTTQFDAPRSQLRKIVLESTGGTDRWRLEPP, from the coding sequence ATGAGCAGAAATCGTCAGGTAATCCGGCAGGTGCTTCGAGAATCGAACATCCAACCGAAACTCGCGGTCGGGTCTGAGGATGATGTCCAGGAGAAGGAGGCGGACCGGGTGGCGGAGCTGATCATGCGCATGCCTGATCCCCTGGTTCAACCCGGATCTACCGGACAGTTGTCAAAAGGTCCTCCGTGTGGGGAAAATACGGAAGCTCTCGAAACCCCGGAAGGGGTCACTCCGTGGATTTCGTGCAAGGCTGAAGGTGCTGAAGTCGGTTCTGATATCGAGTCCGGCATGAATGCCCTGAAGGGTGGCGGGCAACCCTTATCGAGTTCGGCCCGTTCCTTTTTCGAGCCGCGATTTGGATATGATTTCGGCGGGGTGCGGGTGCATAGGGATGCGCGAGGGGATGACCTGTGCCGATCCATCGGCGCAAGGGCCTTCACTCTCGGCAGAAACATCTGTTTTGCTGCGGATCACGACTCTAACGAGACCTCCTCAGGCAAACGGCTTCTTGCTCATGAGTTGACGCATGTTGTTCAGGAACATGGGGGATCGACTCCTCGTTCTGACAACAGGGGCCTTCCAGCAATATCGTCCAGTCGGACATCAGGCAACAGGCAACCGGAAAGCGATGCGCCCGTGACCGTGCAACGCGCCTGCGGCTACAGGGCGATTGGCCCAAAACCGAGCCACTGCAATCTGGTTACGAAGTCCCCAACCGGCACACGTTATTTGTTTCGACGCGGGTGCGACGACTTCGATGTCGGACAAAGAGACCGACTGTACAGGATTGCGAGATCGCTGCCTGTCGGTGCGACGGTTGATATCCTGGGCATGGCAAGCTCCGATGGCAGGTCCGATTTCAACGAAAGCCTTGCCTGTCACCGGGCCGACGCTGCGCTGGGTGTTTTCGTGGCTGCGGGAAAGGCGAGCCATGTTGCTCTGGTAGAAGCCACCGGTGCGGTGCCGGGGACAGACAATGATGCCAATTTCCGCGCCGTGGATATCGCTATTCATCTTCCAGGACCACCACCGCCACCGGAACCGCAGACGCCGGAACCTGTTCCGCCTCCACCTTCTATCCCCGTCCCCAGTTGTCCCTGCCCGGCAGCCACCCCCTCCTGTCCCTCCAGCTACTGCGCGGCGATATCCCGTCCCCTGGCAATCGCTATGCGCGCAGCACAGGCAAATGCGCTGATAAGCGTCATTACAGTACTCGGCGGAATTCAGGTTGGGGCCATTTACAGTCAGTTTGTCTGGGGCGGCCGGGCCGGTTTATTGACTCTGTCACCGGCACTGAGGGCCGAATTCGCGAACATATGCCAGACAGAGGTAGCCACCCATCACATTATGAGCGCAATTATAAACGCGATCTGGGGGCGCTATCCGTCATCGACTGTCGCTCATAGAATAACCTTGAGCGCTCTTGCGGCGGCAGCTGTTGCGGACATCGACACGCCAGGAAACCCCCATGAGATGGTTTATTGCGGGGCGGGAAATGCGCCTGGCCTGCTTGCCGGGGGTGTGGGAAAGACCCAGCTGACAACCCGGGTGGGAGCGATTCCGTCTCACGTTAATGATGCACGCATTGCGACGGGCTATGTTGATGTGAGCAGGACCACCCTGTCCGGTGGTGGAATTCGATTGGAATTTACTCCAACACTTCAGATCGAAGTGATCGATACGGTTGATTTTTGTCCGGGAAACTGTGGAGACCCGGCGGCGCAGGTAGCGACGGTTCCATTCTCCATATGGGAGGCCTCAGGAATCTCCGGTGATGTTCCCTTTACGACTCAATTTGACGCACCGCGAAGTCAATTGCGGAAGATTGTCCTGGAGTCGACCGGAGGAACCGACCGATGGCGTCTCGAGCCCCCGTAG